The proteins below come from a single Nostoc sp. KVJ3 genomic window:
- a CDS encoding inositol monophosphatase family protein, whose product MTNLQIFLDIATEAALAAGAILQGYLGKLEDAIIEKGRPGDLVTAADKASEELILEILRRHFPQHSILAEESGKLGNQENQYLWAIDPLDGTTNYAHQYPFFAVSIGLLINGVPEVGVIYDPFHNELFRAATGLGATRNRHPINVSTTSELGKSLLVTGFAYDRRETSDNNYAEFSHLTHLTQGVRRSGSASLDLAYVACGRVDGYWERGLSPWDIAAGIILLQEAGGKVTAYDRTPVKIESGRILATNGYIHDSLSNELLQVPPREQREKVRSS is encoded by the coding sequence ATGACTAATCTACAAATTTTTTTAGATATTGCTACAGAAGCAGCCTTAGCTGCTGGTGCTATTTTGCAAGGTTACTTGGGTAAGTTAGAAGACGCAATTATTGAAAAAGGCCGCCCTGGTGATTTAGTCACGGCTGCTGATAAAGCCTCAGAAGAATTGATTTTAGAAATTTTGCGTCGCCACTTTCCCCAGCACTCTATCCTCGCTGAAGAATCAGGCAAATTAGGTAATCAAGAAAATCAATACCTCTGGGCAATAGATCCTTTAGATGGCACAACTAACTACGCCCATCAATACCCATTTTTTGCCGTTTCCATCGGGTTGTTAATTAATGGCGTTCCAGAAGTTGGTGTAATTTATGACCCATTCCATAATGAACTATTCCGTGCTGCTACTGGTTTGGGAGCAACGCGAAATCGTCATCCTATCAATGTTTCAACAACATCTGAACTGGGTAAAAGCCTACTAGTAACAGGATTTGCTTACGATCGCCGTGAAACCTCTGATAACAACTACGCAGAATTTAGTCACCTCACCCATCTTACGCAAGGGGTCAGACGTAGCGGTTCTGCATCGCTAGATTTAGCTTATGTTGCCTGTGGACGTGTCGATGGTTATTGGGAACGAGGGCTTTCGCCTTGGGATATTGCCGCCGGAATAATTTTGTTACAAGAAGCCGGGGGTAAAGTCACCGCCTACGATCGCACTCCTGTCAAAATTGAGTCAGGCAGAATTCTGGCCACAAATGGTTATATTCACGACTCCCTCAGTAACGAACTTTTACAGGTTCCGCCACGGGAGCAACGCGAAAAAGTGAGATCCTCGTGA
- a CDS encoding carbonic anhydrase, with amino-acid sequence MSRINGFCGRRDFLKFASVVSIAATAFGDSCLNTKQTAIADIHAVNPNPVSPNEAIKRLLDGNQRFINQKPKYPDQSLEHLRLVAKAQYPFAAILGCADSRVPAEIVFDQGLGDLFVVRVAGNVVSDTVIGSLEYSTTVLGSQLIVVLGHRRCGAVAEAIKNEPLPGRIGLIIEGIKPSIERVKFRTSDNMQDIVIANIEYQREKLPESSTILAKLLHEGKLKIVGACYDIDTGKVNIIT; translated from the coding sequence ATGAGTCGAATTAATGGATTTTGCGGACGACGTGATTTTTTAAAATTTGCTAGTGTGGTAAGTATTGCAGCTACTGCTTTTGGTGATAGCTGTTTGAATACAAAGCAAACTGCTATTGCTGATATTCACGCAGTTAACCCTAATCCAGTTAGTCCTAATGAAGCTATTAAACGCTTACTGGATGGTAATCAAAGATTTATCAATCAAAAACCTAAATATCCCGATCAATCATTAGAACATCTGCGATTAGTTGCTAAAGCTCAATATCCCTTTGCCGCGATATTAGGTTGTGCAGATTCCAGAGTCCCTGCGGAAATCGTTTTCGATCAAGGACTTGGAGATTTATTTGTCGTGCGAGTTGCTGGGAATGTGGTCAGTGACACCGTTATAGGTAGTTTGGAATACTCGACAACAGTATTAGGTTCGCAGTTGATTGTGGTTTTAGGTCATAGAAGATGCGGTGCAGTTGCAGAAGCAATCAAAAACGAACCACTTCCTGGCAGAATTGGTTTGATTATTGAGGGTATTAAACCATCTATAGAAAGGGTAAAGTTTAGAACGAGTGATAATATGCAAGATATAGTTATAGCTAATATTGAATATCAGAGAGAAAAATTGCCGGAAAGCTCAACAATTTTAGCCAAATTACTGCATGAAGGCAAACTAAAAATTGTTGGTGCTTGTTACGATATTGATACTGGTAAAGTCAACATTATTACTTGA
- a CDS encoding ABC transporter ATP-binding protein, translating to MTNDYLLDVQNVHAGYIKDVDILQGVNFRVAPGELVTVIGPNGAGKSTLAKAIFGLLIPHTGTITFKGENIVGLKSNQIVQRGMCYVPQIANVFPSLSVEENLEMGAFVLNVPLKPIKDKIFTMFPRLSDRRRQRAGTLSGGERQMLAMGKALMLEPSLLILDEPSAALSPILVTQVFEQIKQINQAGTAIVLVEQNARKALEMANRGYVLESGRDAISGLGQELLNDPKVGELYLGAGKRH from the coding sequence ATGACAAATGACTATTTACTAGATGTTCAAAATGTCCATGCTGGATACATCAAAGATGTAGATATCCTGCAAGGTGTCAATTTCCGGGTTGCGCCAGGGGAATTAGTGACTGTGATTGGCCCCAACGGTGCTGGTAAGTCTACTTTGGCAAAAGCAATTTTTGGGCTTTTGATTCCCCACACGGGCACAATCACCTTCAAAGGTGAAAATATCGTGGGGCTAAAGTCCAATCAAATCGTCCAAAGAGGAATGTGCTACGTACCGCAAATCGCCAATGTTTTCCCTTCCCTTAGTGTTGAAGAGAACTTGGAGATGGGTGCTTTTGTGCTTAACGTTCCTCTGAAACCAATTAAAGATAAAATATTTACGATGTTCCCCAGATTAAGCGATCGCCGTCGTCAACGTGCTGGTACACTCTCTGGAGGAGAACGCCAGATGTTAGCGATGGGAAAAGCTTTGATGTTGGAACCTAGTTTGCTAATTTTGGATGAACCATCTGCTGCTTTATCACCAATCCTGGTGACACAGGTGTTTGAGCAGATTAAACAAATTAATCAGGCGGGAACTGCGATCGTATTAGTAGAACAAAATGCCCGTAAAGCTTTAGAGATGGCTAATCGTGGCTATGTACTGGAGTCGGGACGCGATGCTATCTCTGGCCTTGGTCAAGAACTGTTGAACGATCCAAAAGTGGGTGAGCTATATCTGGGAGCAGGTAAAAGACATTAA
- a CDS encoding phosphoadenosine phosphosulfate reductase family protein, which yields MIELSTNDYEPQVLTAIDRILVERLESIPLSISYSGGKDSTAVVALVLLMIDIGLLKKEDITILHSDTTIEFPLLTKSTFKVLDAINGCGIKTLVVTAPVEQRFFACLFAKGYPVPNYAVRWCTDYLKLRPQLRARKLLKDAYVLTGEHYGESSNRDKKLSSCGSNDCGQIEIQKSVSKEKMIRPIIDWRDCNVWDFIAVYGDKYLYNGLFNEISNVYEISNDEYKSGSLRTGCIGCPVIHTGRHYNTENKGVPSRLSLKLRLILEEMKNDNLRVRNPKKNRLKT from the coding sequence ATGATTGAATTATCTACCAACGATTATGAGCCACAAGTATTAACAGCTATAGACAGGATATTGGTAGAACGCTTAGAAAGTATACCTTTATCTATCAGTTACTCAGGTGGCAAGGACAGTACCGCAGTTGTGGCACTTGTTCTCTTGATGATAGATATTGGTTTGCTCAAGAAAGAAGACATCACTATACTACACAGTGATACAACGATTGAGTTTCCATTACTCACTAAATCTACTTTTAAGGTACTTGATGCCATTAACGGTTGTGGCATAAAGACTCTTGTAGTAACCGCTCCTGTTGAACAAAGGTTCTTCGCTTGTTTATTCGCTAAAGGCTATCCAGTGCCGAACTATGCGGTAAGGTGGTGCACTGATTATTTGAAATTACGCCCACAGCTACGAGCTAGAAAACTCTTAAAGGATGCCTATGTTCTCACTGGTGAGCATTACGGGGAATCATCCAATAGAGACAAAAAACTATCATCATGCGGCAGTAATGACTGCGGGCAAATCGAGATACAAAAAAGTGTATCAAAGGAAAAAATGATACGACCCATCATCGACTGGAGGGATTGCAATGTATGGGATTTTATAGCCGTATATGGCGATAAATATCTCTATAACGGGCTGTTTAATGAGATATCAAATGTATACGAGATATCAAATGATGAATACAAAAGTGGAAGCTTACGCACTGGTTGCATCGGCTGTCCTGTTATTCACACTGGAAGGCACTACAACACCGAGAATAAAGGTGTACCTAGCAGATTGTCCCTAAAACTTAGATTGATCTTAGAGGAAATGAAAAACGACAATTTAAGGGTACGTAACCCTAAAAAAAACAGGCTTAAAACCTAA
- a CDS encoding thermonuclease family protein, translated as MKNKRFQITEFLMVVSLGYWLRKIAILVCLLLLVSCQSKNQLPNNEAQVKVARVVSGQSLEVLGMAEQPNLISQVRLVGIDAPDLRQRPWGEAAKEQLENLIGGAEELVTLEFDLEAKDKIGRTLAYVWKNKVLLNEELVKQGNAMFVGRSPNHKYDQRLERAQEWARLMGQGIWNSEKPMRLTPSEFRRQNL; from the coding sequence ATGAAGAATAAACGATTCCAAATTACCGAATTTTTGATGGTTGTGAGTCTTGGTTACTGGCTGCGAAAAATAGCTATTTTGGTTTGCTTATTGCTCTTGGTGAGTTGCCAAAGTAAAAACCAACTGCCAAATAATGAGGCTCAGGTAAAAGTAGCGCGGGTAGTTAGTGGGCAAAGTTTGGAAGTCTTAGGCATGGCCGAACAACCAAATTTGATTTCCCAAGTGCGCTTAGTTGGCATTGATGCACCAGATTTGCGACAGCGCCCTTGGGGAGAAGCAGCAAAAGAACAGTTAGAGAATCTAATTGGTGGTGCAGAAGAATTAGTAACCTTGGAGTTTGATTTAGAAGCTAAAGACAAAATCGGGCGAACTTTAGCTTATGTATGGAAAAATAAGGTGTTGTTGAATGAAGAATTAGTGAAACAAGGGAATGCAATGTTTGTAGGGCGATCGCCTAACCACAAATACGATCAGCGTTTAGAACGTGCCCAAGAATGGGCGAGACTCATGGGCCAAGGAATCTGGAACTCAGAAAAACCCATGCGCCTCACTCCCTCTGAGTTTCGCCGCCAAAATCTTTGA
- a CDS encoding ATP phosphoribosyltransferase regulatory subunit, whose translation MVYQPAAGARDLLPLDVEKKRWIEERLQQVFHRWGYHRIITSTLERMDTLMAGEAIQRQMVIQLQGEDDELGLRPELTASIARTVVTRMANTTYPQRLYYNANVFRRTWESRHNRQQEFYQAGVELLGASGLLANAEVLLLVADCLAALGLQQWHLILGEAGITRSLLSAFPANLQDKVRSAIAHLDRITIDTLPLSDKLRDRAIIMLDLRGPSADVLQKVSSLDLDEEQQEAVNNLKSLVELLESEKKFPLILDLSLIQTIDYYTGIVFEVVNDTESQARVLGRGGRYDQLLGLYHPQGENIPGIGFGLNIEDLYQLLLSTQQLPQETPASNWLVVPETQSANAPAFAYAQKLRDSTHLVRVEIDLGGRDADAIRQYARDRSIAQIAWIKADSSPKIESLR comes from the coding sequence ATGGTGTATCAACCAGCAGCGGGAGCCAGGGATTTATTACCCTTGGATGTGGAGAAAAAACGCTGGATTGAAGAGCGATTACAGCAGGTGTTTCATCGTTGGGGATATCACAGGATTATCACCTCAACTTTAGAACGCATGGATACCCTGATGGCAGGGGAAGCAATTCAACGCCAGATGGTGATTCAACTACAAGGTGAAGATGATGAATTAGGGCTACGTCCAGAATTAACAGCATCCATTGCTCGTACCGTTGTCACTCGGATGGCAAATACAACTTATCCGCAACGATTGTACTACAACGCTAATGTGTTTCGCCGCACTTGGGAAAGTAGACATAATCGCCAGCAGGAGTTTTATCAAGCTGGGGTGGAGTTATTAGGTGCTAGCGGATTGCTGGCGAATGCGGAAGTACTGCTGTTAGTGGCAGATTGTTTAGCAGCACTGGGTTTGCAGCAATGGCACTTAATTTTAGGTGAAGCGGGAATTACGCGATCGCTCCTGAGTGCATTTCCTGCTAATTTACAGGATAAAGTTCGTAGTGCGATCGCTCATCTCGACCGCATTACTATAGATACTTTACCCCTGAGTGACAAACTCCGCGATCGCGCCATAATCATGCTCGATCTGCGTGGCCCCAGTGCAGACGTGTTACAAAAAGTTAGTAGCTTGGATCTAGATGAAGAACAGCAAGAGGCAGTAAATAACCTCAAATCCCTAGTAGAATTACTAGAATCAGAGAAAAAATTTCCCTTAATTCTCGACCTCAGTCTCATCCAAACCATAGATTACTACACTGGTATTGTCTTTGAAGTTGTCAATGATACCGAATCTCAAGCCAGGGTTTTAGGGCGTGGCGGTCGCTACGACCAGCTTTTGGGGCTATATCATCCTCAAGGAGAAAATATTCCCGGCATTGGTTTCGGACTCAATATCGAAGATTTATATCAACTTTTATTATCTACTCAGCAATTACCGCAAGAAACCCCGGCGAGTAACTGGTTAGTAGTACCAGAGACGCAGAGTGCTAATGCCCCTGCCTTTGCCTACGCGCAAAAACTGCGAGATTCCACTCATTTGGTGCGGGTAGAAATTGATTTAGGAGGAAGGGATGCAGACGCTATTCGCCAATACGCACGCGATCGCAGCATAGCCCAAATTGCCTGGATTAAAGCTGATAGTTCCCCAAAAATTGAATCATTGCGTTAG
- a CDS encoding 2Fe-2S iron-sulfur cluster-binding protein produces MSRTYTIRVRDRATGETYTLQVPEDRYILHTGEKQGVELPFSCRNGACTACAVRVLSGEIYQPEAIGLSPDLRKQGYALLCVSYPRSDLEVETQDEDEVYELQFGRYFARGKIKAGLPLDEE; encoded by the coding sequence ATGTCCCGTACATACACAATTAGAGTTCGCGATCGCGCCACCGGCGAAACATACACCCTACAAGTGCCAGAAGACCGCTACATCCTCCACACTGGCGAAAAACAAGGGGTTGAGCTACCCTTTTCCTGCCGCAACGGGGCTTGTACCGCTTGCGCTGTGAGGGTTTTGTCGGGAGAAATTTATCAACCAGAGGCGATCGGCTTGTCGCCAGATTTACGTAAGCAAGGTTATGCCCTGTTGTGTGTGAGTTATCCCCGTTCTGACTTGGAAGTAGAGACACAAGACGAAGATGAAGTCTACGAACTCCAGTTTGGACGCTATTTTGCTAGAGGGAAAATCAAAGCGGGTTTACCGTTAGATGAAGAATAA
- a CDS encoding ribbon-helix-helix domain-containing protein has protein sequence MTISKNNERIQVTLDKEVIGFLDEQAQLEFRTRSAQAAFVIMKYLKERGYPINIDTSSKE, from the coding sequence ATGACCATCTCAAAAAACAACGAACGCATTCAAGTGACTCTAGACAAGGAAGTAATAGGATTTTTGGATGAACAAGCACAACTTGAATTTAGAACTAGGTCGGCACAAGCTGCATTTGTGATAATGAAATACTTAAAAGAACGCGGCTATCCGATAAACATTGACACTAGCTCTAAAGAATAA
- a CDS encoding Rho termination factor N-terminal domain-containing protein, translating to MKEEVNYPHIGQFHWQYFQQQGGKRNVAVSSTVPRVEMMLDSGMVKEFSDKKREHCYSVLFDSKYVFEYFYQKIVVNMGWENNGRIDIKVLRCFLDDFLLHCESKCSSREQQSIEAQALALSQQFPHKSFEQWKQELIGDIKQQWVGDFDEDNNREMSLGEQDIAADDTAIKLVSDEKEEDVANLGNRAEWLGEGIDDDADECEIFDGDNDIPSNEFWEQVNKGNKGEASISDRSIRELKKIATDLKIKGYSNMKKDELIAAIELNSNK from the coding sequence ATGAAAGAAGAAGTAAATTACCCACACATAGGACAATTTCACTGGCAATATTTTCAACAGCAAGGTGGTAAACGAAATGTAGCAGTATCCTCTACTGTGCCAAGAGTAGAAATGATGTTAGACAGTGGGATGGTAAAAGAGTTCAGTGACAAAAAAAGAGAACATTGTTACTCAGTACTGTTTGATAGCAAGTACGTATTCGAGTACTTCTATCAGAAGATAGTAGTGAATATGGGATGGGAAAACAACGGGCGGATTGATATTAAGGTATTAAGATGCTTTCTCGATGACTTCTTATTGCACTGTGAATCAAAATGCAGTAGTAGAGAACAACAAAGCATTGAAGCGCAAGCGCTGGCATTATCGCAGCAATTTCCACATAAAAGCTTTGAACAGTGGAAGCAAGAGTTAATAGGCGATATTAAGCAACAATGGGTAGGAGATTTTGATGAAGACAACAATAGGGAAATGTCGTTGGGGGAACAAGACATTGCGGCGGACGATACTGCTATCAAACTTGTATCAGATGAGAAGGAAGAAGATGTAGCTAATCTAGGGAATAGGGCTGAATGGCTGGGAGAAGGCATAGACGATGATGCTGATGAATGCGAAATATTTGACGGTGATAACGATATACCGTCGAATGAATTCTGGGAACAAGTAAATAAAGGCAACAAAGGGGAAGCAAGTATTAGCGATAGAAGTATTAGGGAACTCAAGAAAATTGCCACTGACCTTAAAATAAAGGGCTATAGCAATATGAAAAAAGATGAACTAATAGCAGCAATAGAATTAAACAGCAACAAATAA
- a CDS encoding indolepyruvate ferredoxin oxidoreductase subunit alpha, with translation MPHTIVTEVCEGVADCVEACPVACIHDGPGKNAKGTDWYWIDFTTCIDCGICLQVCPVEGAILAEERPELQKTP, from the coding sequence ATGCCACACACAATTGTTACAGAAGTCTGTGAAGGCGTAGCTGACTGCGTAGAAGCTTGTCCAGTAGCTTGTATTCATGATGGCCCAGGCAAAAATGCCAAGGGAACAGATTGGTACTGGATTGACTTTACCACTTGCATCGACTGTGGTATATGTCTCCAAGTTTGCCCAGTAGAAGGGGCCATTCTTGCAGAAGAACGACCGGAGTTGCAAAAAACCCCATAA
- a CDS encoding J domain-containing protein has protein sequence MSFKIDRGLFKYDFIDHHAVLGVPVDADVKEIRKRYLQIARRLHPDSSFTESDEQKQLGNELLSKLVNPAYEKLVGDRTRTEYILILSQIGKRLLQESTSVTLNTDLGKQLAQTPNLDPFYRSAIAKLAQTQYDSLEQVLQVIAQISELNLIYLMRSASKPSTATSPAQPKVQSATPQSTPQNTPPEPAPAPPKEDSVVEQYFRRAQSLIDKNQFAQAKVELQDALKLEPKNSHCHSLIAMVYLKQNQLKMAKIHFDNALKLDPNDERALQWKPKLDKALGQQPSDHKVTSSTNNGDKQPDKSGSGGLFGGLFGGKKK, from the coding sequence ATGTCTTTTAAAATAGATCGTGGCTTATTTAAATATGATTTCATAGATCATCACGCAGTATTGGGCGTTCCAGTTGATGCGGATGTCAAAGAGATTCGGAAACGCTATCTCCAAATTGCCCGTCGCTTACACCCAGATAGTAGTTTTACTGAAAGTGATGAACAAAAACAACTAGGCAACGAATTATTATCAAAGCTGGTTAACCCAGCTTACGAAAAACTTGTTGGCGATCGCACGCGCACGGAATATATTCTAATTTTGTCGCAAATTGGCAAGCGCCTATTACAAGAGTCTACTTCTGTAACTCTCAACACCGACTTGGGTAAACAGTTAGCCCAGACACCTAATCTCGATCCATTCTATAGAAGTGCGATCGCTAAACTTGCTCAAACTCAATATGATTCTTTAGAGCAAGTACTGCAAGTCATTGCCCAAATTAGTGAGTTGAATTTAATCTATTTAATGCGGAGTGCAAGCAAACCATCCACAGCAACGTCACCTGCTCAACCCAAAGTCCAATCAGCTACACCCCAGTCTACACCACAAAATACACCCCCAGAACCAGCACCCGCGCCACCAAAAGAAGACTCAGTTGTAGAACAGTATTTTCGTCGCGCTCAATCTTTGATTGACAAAAACCAATTTGCCCAAGCCAAAGTAGAGTTACAGGATGCTCTGAAGTTAGAACCGAAAAATAGTCACTGTCATAGCTTAATTGCAATGGTGTATTTGAAGCAAAATCAGCTAAAAATGGCAAAAATCCACTTCGACAATGCTTTAAAATTAGACCCTAATGACGAAAGGGCATTGCAATGGAAACCTAAATTAGATAAAGCTTTAGGACAACAACCTAGCGATCATAAGGTGACTTCATCCACCAATAATGGAGATAAGCAACCAGATAAATCTGGTAGTGGTGGTTTGTTCGGTGGTTTGTTTGGTGGGAAGAAAAAATAA
- a CDS encoding MBL fold metallo-hydrolase, with amino-acid sequence MSNFELSDSQSYVPEKSATLPSSPADEFIVQFWGVRGLIPTPDTSTNRYGGNTACVEIYVGGKRLIFDGGTGLRILGKTWQELQQPIQAHLFFTNCQSNRIQGFPFFAPAFIGENCFHIYGTAASNGASIKQCLYDQMLQPHFPYPLQVMQSELQFYNLTTDSDVKLDDVTIAIALINQTQRSVGYRVSWHDYSVAYVTDLHQNADQVERERILEFIKGVDLLIANATYTPPTSHNHDSADLLWQAAVNAALNAGVQRLAISHHHPDDHDDFLDKVQVDVKSAFPQAVLAHEGLVLAVGK; translated from the coding sequence ATGTCAAATTTTGAGTTGTCGGATTCCCAGAGCTACGTACCTGAAAAGTCTGCTACCCTGCCAAGTAGCCCAGCAGATGAATTTATCGTTCAATTTTGGGGTGTACGGGGTTTGATCCCCACCCCAGACACCAGCACCAACCGCTATGGTGGTAATACCGCTTGTGTAGAAATATATGTAGGTGGGAAACGCTTGATTTTTGATGGCGGTACTGGCTTACGCATACTGGGTAAAACTTGGCAAGAACTACAACAGCCAATACAAGCCCATTTATTTTTTACCAACTGTCAATCAAATCGGATTCAAGGGTTTCCCTTTTTTGCTCCCGCATTTATTGGGGAAAACTGCTTTCATATTTACGGCACAGCCGCCTCAAATGGAGCCTCAATCAAACAATGTTTATACGATCAGATGCTCCAGCCCCACTTTCCTTACCCTTTACAGGTAATGCAGTCGGAATTGCAGTTTTACAATCTGACTACAGACAGTGATGTAAAGCTAGATGATGTCACCATTGCGATCGCATTAATCAATCAAACTCAGCGCTCAGTTGGCTACCGAGTTAGTTGGCACGATTATAGTGTTGCCTACGTCACGGATTTACACCAAAATGCCGACCAAGTGGAACGAGAGCGGATTTTAGAGTTTATTAAAGGCGTTGATTTGCTGATTGCCAATGCCACTTACACTCCCCCTACCTCTCACAACCATGATTCTGCTGATTTACTCTGGCAAGCTGCGGTGAATGCAGCTTTGAATGCTGGTGTGCAACGGCTAGCGATTTCTCATCATCACCCAGATGACCATGATGATTTTCTTGACAAAGTTCAAGTAGATGTTAAATCTGCTTTCCCTCAAGCTGTACTAGCCCATGAAGGTCTAGTTTTAGCCGTTGGTAAGTGA